One genomic region from Candidatus Methylomirabilota bacterium encodes:
- a CDS encoding fumarate reductase/succinate dehydrogenase flavoprotein subunit, which produces MAKVEYETHEHDVIVIGAGGAGLRAAIEAAAQGVSVGLICKSLLGKAHTVMAEGGIAAALGNVWPEDNWQVHFRDTMRGGKMLNNWRMAQLHAQEAPERVLELERWGALFDRTKEGLILQRDFGGHRYARLAHVGDRTGLEMIRTLQYHAIHQGIDVYMECKIERLLRDGQRISGAFGYWRNTGKFVLFKAKAVVLATGGIGKIYAITSNSWEYTGDGHAAALWAGADLIDMEFVQFHPTGMVWPPSVRGILVTEGVRGDGGTLRNNKGERFMFRYIPEFFKAETADDEAEADRWYEDKRNNRRTPDLLPRDEVARAINAEVKAGRGGPHGGVFLDVSSRRPADYIKKRLPSMYHQFKELADIDITKEPMEIGPTCHYFMGGIRVDADTTASTVAGLFAAGECAAGMHGANRLGGNSLSDLVVFGRRAGMYAAQHAASARAPGAVDTSELEATAKTMLAPFDRAEGDDPYAIQNDLQGTMQDLVGLIRTQSELDEALRRIAGYRGRLDRVGVRGGVRYNPGWNLTLDLASLLTVSEICARAASLRTESRGGHTREDFPKTDPEWGRKNVVIRRHGDQLQVTTEPLPELPEDLRAIVGEQPKPAEHQGAMESTQPAGMGAAKR; this is translated from the coding sequence ATGGCGAAGGTCGAGTACGAAACCCACGAGCACGACGTCATCGTCATCGGCGCGGGGGGCGCGGGACTGCGCGCGGCGATCGAGGCCGCGGCCCAGGGCGTGTCGGTCGGGCTCATCTGCAAGTCGCTCCTGGGCAAGGCCCACACCGTGATGGCGGAGGGCGGCATTGCCGCCGCGCTCGGCAACGTGTGGCCGGAGGACAACTGGCAGGTGCACTTCCGCGACACCATGCGCGGCGGCAAGATGTTGAACAACTGGCGGATGGCTCAGCTCCACGCCCAGGAAGCGCCCGAGCGCGTGCTGGAGCTCGAGCGCTGGGGCGCGCTGTTCGATCGCACCAAGGAGGGGCTCATCCTCCAGCGGGACTTCGGCGGCCATCGCTACGCGCGCCTGGCCCACGTAGGTGACCGCACTGGGCTGGAGATGATCCGCACGCTCCAGTACCACGCCATCCACCAGGGCATCGACGTCTACATGGAGTGCAAGATCGAGCGCCTCCTGAGGGACGGCCAGCGCATCTCCGGCGCCTTCGGCTACTGGCGGAACACCGGCAAGTTCGTCCTCTTCAAGGCCAAGGCGGTGGTGCTGGCCACCGGCGGCATCGGCAAGATCTACGCGATCACCTCCAACTCCTGGGAGTACACGGGCGACGGACACGCGGCGGCGCTGTGGGCCGGGGCCGACCTCATCGACATGGAGTTCGTCCAGTTCCACCCGACCGGGATGGTATGGCCGCCCTCGGTGCGCGGCATCCTGGTCACCGAGGGCGTGCGCGGCGACGGCGGCACGCTCCGGAACAACAAGGGCGAGCGCTTCATGTTCCGCTACATCCCCGAGTTCTTCAAGGCGGAGACCGCGGACGACGAGGCGGAGGCCGACCGCTGGTACGAGGACAAGCGGAACAACCGCCGGACGCCCGATCTCCTGCCGCGCGACGAGGTGGCCCGCGCGATCAACGCCGAGGTCAAGGCGGGTCGGGGGGGCCCCCACGGCGGCGTCTTCCTGGACGTCAGCAGCCGGCGGCCCGCCGACTACATCAAGAAGCGCCTGCCGTCGATGTACCACCAGTTCAAGGAGCTCGCGGACATCGACATCACGAAGGAGCCGATGGAGATCGGTCCGACCTGCCACTATTTCATGGGCGGGATACGCGTCGATGCCGACACGACGGCGTCGACCGTCGCGGGCCTCTTCGCGGCGGGCGAGTGCGCCGCGGGCATGCACGGCGCGAACCGCCTCGGCGGGAACTCGCTCTCGGACCTCGTCGTCTTCGGTCGGCGCGCCGGCATGTACGCGGCGCAGCACGCGGCGTCGGCGCGGGCGCCCGGAGCCGTGGACACGAGCGAGCTCGAGGCGACGGCGAAGACCATGCTCGCGCCGTTCGACCGCGCCGAAGGCGACGACCCGTACGCGATCCAGAACGACCTGCAGGGCACGATGCAGGACCTCGTCGGCCTCATCCGCACGCAGAGCGAGCTCGACGAGGCGCTCCGCCGGATCGCCGGGTACCGCGGGCGTCTCGACCGCGTCGGCGTGCGCGGCGGCGTCCGCTACAACCCCGGCTGGAACCTCACGCTCGATCTCGCGTCGCTCCTCACGGTCTCCGAGATCTGCGCCCGTGCGGCGTCGCTGCGGACGGAGAGCCGCGGCGGGCACACGCGGGAGGACTTCCCGAAGACCGATCCGGAGTGGGGGAGGAAGAACGTCGTTATCCGCAGACACGGCGACCAGCTGCAGGTCACGACCGAGCCGCTCCCCGAGCTGCCGGAGGATCTGCGCGCCATCGTCGGCGAGCAGCCCAAGCCCGCCGAGCATCAGGGGGCGATGGAGTCGACGCAGCCTGCGGGGATGGGGGCAGCGAAGCGATGA